Proteins from one Arthrobacter sp. DNA4 genomic window:
- the rplB gene encoding 50S ribosomal protein L2: MGIRKYKPTTPGRRGSSVADFTEITRSTPEKSLVRPLPKKGGRNNSGKITTRHKGGGHKRQYRLIDFRRHDKDGVNARVAEIEYDPNRTARIALLHYVDGTKRYIIAPNKLSQGDVVEAGAGADIKPGNNLPLLNIPVGTVIHAVELRPGGGAKMGRSAGASIQLVAKEGRFAQLRLPSGEIRNVDVRCRATVGEVGNAEQSNINWGKAGRMRWKGVRPTVRGVAMNPVDHPHGGGEGKTSGGRNPVNPNGKREGRTRRPNKESDKLIVRRRRTGKNKR, translated from the coding sequence ATGGGAATCCGTAAGTACAAGCCGACTACCCCGGGCCGTCGTGGCTCGAGCGTAGCGGACTTCACCGAAATTACGCGGTCGACGCCGGAAAAGTCGTTGGTACGTCCGCTGCCCAAAAAGGGCGGCCGTAACAACTCCGGTAAGATCACCACCCGTCACAAGGGTGGCGGACACAAGCGCCAGTACCGTCTGATCGACTTCCGTCGCCACGACAAGGACGGCGTCAACGCCCGCGTTGCCGAAATCGAGTACGATCCGAACCGCACGGCTCGCATCGCCCTCCTGCACTACGTTGATGGCACCAAGCGTTACATCATCGCTCCCAACAAGCTCTCCCAGGGTGACGTTGTCGAAGCAGGTGCCGGTGCTGACATCAAGCCCGGTAACAACCTGCCGCTGCTCAACATCCCGGTGGGTACTGTCATCCACGCAGTTGAACTGCGTCCCGGTGGCGGCGCCAAGATGGGCCGCTCCGCCGGCGCATCGATCCAGCTTGTTGCCAAGGAAGGCCGCTTCGCCCAGCTGCGCCTGCCTTCCGGCGAAATCCGCAACGTTGACGTGCGCTGCCGCGCAACCGTCGGCGAGGTCGGCAACGCCGAGCAGTCGAACATCAACTGGGGCAAGGCCGGCCGTATGCGGTGGAAGGGCGTCCGCCCGACCGTCCGTGGTGTCGCCATGAACCCGGTTGACCACCCGCACGGTGGTGGTGAGGGTAAGACGTCCGGTGGACGTAACCCCGTCAACCCGAACGGTAAGCGGGAAGGCCGCACCCGCCGCCCCAACAAAGAGAGCGACAAGCTTATTGTGCGTCGCCGTCGTACTGGCAAGAACAAGCGATAG
- the rplP gene encoding 50S ribosomal protein L16, with the protein MLIPRRVKHRKQHHPGRSGAATGGTQVSFGEYGIQALSPAYVTNRQIESARIAMTRHIKRGGKVWINIYPDRPLTKKPAETRMGSGKGSPEWWVANVKPGRVLFELSGVNEEVAREALRLAIHKLPLKARIVRREGGE; encoded by the coding sequence ATGCTTATCCCACGTCGAGTAAAGCACCGTAAGCAGCACCACCCGGGTCGTTCCGGCGCTGCTACGGGCGGCACCCAGGTCTCCTTCGGTGAGTACGGCATCCAGGCCCTGAGCCCGGCATACGTCACCAACCGTCAGATCGAGTCCGCTCGTATCGCAATGACCCGCCACATCAAGCGTGGCGGTAAGGTCTGGATCAACATCTACCCGGACCGTCCGCTGACCAAGAAGCCTGCCGAAACCCGCATGGGTTCCGGTAAGGGTTCACCGGAATGGTGGGTCGCCAACGTCAAGCCGGGCCGGGTTCTGTTCGAACTCTCCGGTGTCAATGAAGAGGTAGCTCGCGAGGCCCTGCGCCTGGCAATCCACAAGCTGCCGTTGAAGGCACGCATTGTGCGTCGCGAGGGTGGTGAATAG
- the rpsC gene encoding 30S ribosomal protein S3, with protein sequence MGQKVNPHGFRLGITTDHVSHWFADSTKAGQRYKDFVREDIRIRQLMSTGMERAGIAKVEIERTRDRVRVDIHTARPGIVIGRRGAEADRIRGELEKLTGKQVQLNILEVKNPEMEAQLVAQGVAEQLTSRVAFRRAMKKAMQSAQRAGAKGIRIACSGRLGGAEMSRSEFYREGRVPLHTLRANIDYGFYEAKTTFGRIGVKVWIYKGDVTAKELAAQAAAAPSRGGRGERPGRPGGADRGDRRRRNDRPAAEAAPAAEAPAVEAAPAAAEGGQA encoded by the coding sequence GTGGGACAGAAAGTAAACCCGCACGGGTTCCGACTCGGCATCACCACCGATCACGTATCGCACTGGTTCGCTGACAGCACCAAGGCCGGCCAGCGGTACAAGGACTTCGTTCGCGAAGACATCCGCATCCGCCAGCTCATGTCCACGGGCATGGAGCGCGCAGGCATCGCCAAGGTCGAGATCGAGCGCACCCGTGACCGCGTCCGCGTGGACATCCACACGGCACGTCCCGGCATCGTCATCGGCCGCCGTGGAGCAGAAGCAGACCGCATCCGCGGCGAGCTCGAAAAGCTCACCGGCAAGCAGGTCCAGCTGAACATCCTCGAGGTCAAAAACCCCGAGATGGAAGCACAGCTTGTGGCCCAGGGCGTTGCAGAGCAGCTGACTTCCCGCGTGGCATTCCGCCGTGCGATGAAGAAGGCCATGCAGTCCGCACAGCGTGCAGGTGCCAAGGGCATCCGTATCGCCTGCTCGGGCCGCCTGGGTGGCGCTGAAATGTCCCGCTCGGAGTTCTACCGCGAAGGCCGTGTGCCCCTGCACACCCTCCGCGCGAACATCGACTACGGCTTCTACGAAGCCAAGACCACCTTCGGCCGCATCGGTGTGAAGGTCTGGATCTACAAGGGTGACGTCACCGCCAAGGAACTGGCCGCACAGGCTGCTGCCGCACCGTCCCGCGGTGGCCGTGGCGAGCGTCCCGGCCGCCCGGGTGGCGCTGACCGCGGTGACCGCCGCCGTCGCAACGACCGTCCGGCCGCTGAAGCAGCTCCTGCTGCCGAAGCACCGGCAGTTGAAGCAGCACCTGCTGCTGCAGAAGGAGGACAGGCTTAA
- a CDS encoding GH1 family beta-glucosidase: MTLEGTESVTELAGRVPPSFTLGVAAAAFQIEGALKAGGRGPSGWDAFAEKPGAIMDGHSPAVACDHYNRLPEDVALLKQLGVDSYRFSLSWPRIQPDGRGTFNAEGLDFYDRLIDQLLDAGISPMATLYHWDTPLPLEHRGGWLNRDTADRFGDYARAAGERFGDRVDQWVTLNEPVSVTLNGYALGVHAPGRKLMFDALPAIHHQLLAHGLGVQALRAAGVAGGVGLTNLHSPVRPATRKIGDRLVAHLYDLLMNRIYADPVLLGRYPSLPLYAKPWLRSIGRISDADLKTIHQPLDFYGLNYYFPVKVALGPGITPMPADMHKEVAKLPFHEVGYPEYGSTGFGWPVAPEHLGVLLREMRDRYGEALPPLYITEGGASFPEPDRVSETLEDTDRVEYLAAHLGTALEATAPGGMAEGVDLRGYYVWTLMDNFEWAAGYSQRFGLVHVDFDSLERTPKRSFYWYQALSRARGHRQD; this comes from the coding sequence ATGACCCTGGAAGGCACTGAATCGGTGACGGAACTGGCCGGGCGCGTGCCGCCGTCGTTTACCCTGGGCGTCGCAGCTGCGGCGTTCCAAATAGAAGGCGCACTGAAGGCGGGCGGCCGCGGACCGTCCGGGTGGGATGCCTTCGCAGAGAAGCCCGGCGCCATCATGGACGGGCACTCCCCCGCCGTGGCGTGCGACCACTACAACCGCCTGCCCGAGGATGTTGCGCTGCTCAAGCAGCTGGGCGTTGACTCCTACCGGTTCTCGCTTTCCTGGCCACGCATCCAGCCCGACGGCCGCGGCACTTTCAATGCCGAAGGCCTGGACTTCTACGACCGCCTGATCGACCAGCTCCTCGATGCCGGCATTTCCCCCATGGCCACCCTGTACCACTGGGACACCCCCTTGCCGCTGGAACACCGCGGCGGCTGGCTGAACCGGGACACTGCCGATAGGTTCGGTGACTACGCCCGGGCCGCCGGTGAGCGGTTCGGCGACCGAGTGGACCAATGGGTTACCCTCAACGAACCCGTCTCGGTCACCCTCAACGGCTATGCCCTGGGGGTGCACGCGCCGGGACGCAAATTGATGTTCGATGCCCTTCCCGCCATCCACCACCAGCTTCTGGCGCACGGGCTCGGCGTGCAGGCGCTGCGGGCGGCCGGAGTGGCCGGTGGCGTTGGCCTGACCAACCTGCACTCCCCCGTCAGGCCCGCCACACGGAAGATCGGCGACCGGCTCGTCGCACACCTGTACGACCTCCTCATGAACAGGATCTACGCTGATCCCGTCCTGCTGGGCCGCTACCCCTCACTGCCCTTGTACGCCAAGCCGTGGCTGCGCTCCATCGGCAGGATCTCCGACGCCGACCTCAAGACCATCCACCAGCCCCTGGACTTCTACGGGCTCAACTACTACTTCCCGGTGAAGGTGGCCCTGGGACCGGGCATCACACCCATGCCCGCGGACATGCACAAGGAAGTGGCCAAGCTGCCCTTCCACGAAGTGGGGTATCCGGAATACGGCAGCACCGGCTTCGGGTGGCCGGTTGCCCCGGAGCACCTGGGGGTTCTGCTGCGGGAAATGCGGGACCGGTACGGGGAGGCCCTCCCGCCGCTGTACATCACCGAGGGCGGGGCCAGCTTTCCTGAACCCGACAGGGTTTCAGAGACGCTGGAGGACACGGACCGCGTGGAGTATCTGGCTGCGCATCTGGGGACGGCGCTTGAGGCCACGGCTCCCGGCGGCATGGCAGAGGGCGTTGACCTGCGCGGCTATTACGTGTGGACACTGATGGACAATTTCGAGTGGGCCGCCGGCTACTCGCAGCGTTTTGGCCTGGTGCACGTGGACTTCGATTCACTGGAGCGGACCCCGAAACGTTCCTTCTACTGGTACCAGGCGCTGTCCCGCGCCCGGGGCCACCGGCAGGACTAG
- the rplC gene encoding 50S ribosomal protein L3: MTATRNVKGLLGTKLGMTQVWDENNKLIPVTVVQADSNVITQLRNAEVDGYVAVQIGYGQIDPRKVTKPLAGHFEKAGVTPRRHVVELRTADAAEYELGQELSVELFEAGQKIDVVGTTKGKGFAGVMKRHGFHGVGASHGAHKNHRKPGSIGGASTPSRVFKGMKMDGRMGAVRHTTLNLTVHAVDVEKSLLLIKGAVPGARGQVVFVRTAVKGA; the protein is encoded by the coding sequence ATGACCGCAACCCGTAACGTAAAGGGCCTGCTGGGCACGAAGCTCGGCATGACCCAGGTCTGGGACGAGAACAACAAGCTCATCCCCGTCACTGTGGTCCAGGCAGACTCGAACGTCATCACCCAGCTGCGCAACGCAGAAGTTGATGGCTACGTCGCCGTTCAGATCGGCTACGGCCAGATCGATCCCCGCAAGGTCACCAAGCCGCTGGCTGGTCACTTTGAAAAGGCAGGCGTCACGCCTCGCCGCCACGTCGTCGAACTTCGTACCGCAGATGCTGCCGAGTACGAGCTGGGCCAGGAGCTCTCTGTAGAGCTCTTCGAAGCCGGCCAGAAGATCGACGTCGTCGGGACCACCAAGGGTAAGGGCTTCGCCGGTGTCATGAAGCGTCACGGCTTCCACGGCGTTGGCGCTTCCCACGGTGCCCACAAGAACCACCGTAAGCCCGGTTCAATCGGTGGCGCATCCACCCCGAGCCGCGTCTTCAAGGGCATGAAAATGGACGGCCGCATGGGCGCCGTTCGTCACACCACGCTGAACCTCACGGTTCACGCGGTCGACGTCGAGAAGTCGCTGCTCCTTATCAAGGGTGCCGTTCCCGGTGCCCGTGGCCAGGTCGTCTTCGTACGCACCGCCGTGAAGGGAGCCTAG
- the tuf gene encoding elongation factor Tu has translation MAKAKFERTKPHVNIGTIGHVDHGKTTLTAAISKVLYDKYPDLNEKRDFASIDSAPEERQRGITINISHVEYQTEKRHYAHVDAPGHADYIKNMITGAAQMDGAILVVAATDGPMAQTREHVLLARQVGVPYLLVALNKADMVDDEELLDLVEMEVRELLSSQGFDGDNAPVVRVSGLKALEGDPEWVKSVEDLMAAVDESVPDPVRDRDKPFLMPIEDVFTITGRGTVVTGRAERGTLAINSEVEIVGIRPVQKTTVTGIEMFHKQLDEAWAGENCGLLLRGLKRDDVERGQVVVKPGSITPHTDFEANVYILSKDEGGRHNPFYSNYRPQFYFRTTDVTGVITLPEGTEMVMPGDNTEMTVALIQPIAMEEGLGFAIREGGRTVGSGRVTKIIK, from the coding sequence GTGGCAAAGGCAAAGTTCGAGCGGACTAAGCCGCACGTCAACATCGGCACCATTGGTCACGTTGACCACGGTAAGACGACGCTGACGGCCGCCATTTCCAAGGTGCTGTACGACAAGTACCCGGATCTCAACGAGAAGCGTGACTTCGCGTCGATCGACTCTGCACCCGAAGAGCGTCAGCGCGGTATTACCATCAACATCTCCCACGTGGAGTACCAGACCGAGAAGCGTCACTACGCACACGTTGACGCCCCCGGCCACGCTGACTACATCAAGAACATGATCACCGGTGCTGCCCAGATGGACGGCGCAATCCTCGTGGTTGCCGCTACCGACGGCCCGATGGCTCAGACCCGCGAGCACGTTCTGCTGGCCCGCCAGGTTGGTGTTCCCTACCTGCTGGTCGCACTGAACAAGGCTGACATGGTCGATGACGAGGAACTCCTCGACCTCGTCGAAATGGAAGTTCGTGAGCTCCTCAGCTCGCAGGGCTTCGATGGCGACAACGCTCCGGTTGTCCGCGTTTCAGGCCTGAAGGCCCTGGAAGGCGACCCCGAGTGGGTCAAGTCCGTTGAGGACCTGATGGCTGCTGTCGACGAGTCCGTTCCGGACCCCGTACGTGACCGTGACAAGCCGTTCCTGATGCCGATCGAAGACGTCTTCACCATCACCGGCCGTGGCACCGTTGTTACGGGCCGCGCCGAGCGTGGAACCCTCGCCATCAACTCCGAGGTCGAGATCGTCGGCATCCGCCCGGTCCAGAAGACCACGGTTACCGGTATCGAGATGTTCCACAAGCAGCTCGACGAAGCATGGGCCGGCGAGAACTGTGGCCTGCTGCTCCGCGGTCTGAAGCGCGACGATGTCGAGCGTGGCCAGGTTGTCGTCAAGCCGGGTTCCATCACCCCGCACACCGACTTCGAGGCTAACGTCTACATCCTCTCCAAGGACGAAGGCGGACGTCACAACCCGTTCTACTCCAACTACCGCCCGCAGTTCTACTTCCGTACCACGGACGTAACCGGCGTTATCACCCTGCCCGAGGGCACGGAAATGGTTATGCCTGGCGACAACACTGAGATGACCGTTGCGCTCATCCAGCCCATCGCTATGGAAGAGGGCCTCGGCTTCGCTATCCGCGAAGGCGGCCGCACCGTTGGTTCGGGACGCGTCACCAAGATCATCAAGTAG
- the rplD gene encoding 50S ribosomal protein L4 yields the protein MANTVQVDLPAEIFDVQTNVPLLHQVVVAQLAAARQGTHKTKTRAEVSGAGRKPFKQKGTGRARQGSIRAPHMTGGGVVHGPTPRDYSQRTPKKMIAAALRGALSDRARNGRIHVVADLVEGTKPSAKNALATLRGVSDRKNLLVVIERDNDVAALSVRNLAGVHVLYADQLNTYDVLVSDDVVFTKAAYDAFVAAKAAKNEEDAK from the coding sequence ATGGCTAACACTGTCCAGGTTGACCTGCCTGCAGAGATCTTCGACGTTCAGACCAACGTGCCGCTGCTGCACCAGGTTGTCGTTGCCCAGCTCGCTGCTGCCCGCCAGGGAACCCACAAGACCAAGACCCGCGCTGAAGTTTCCGGTGCAGGACGCAAGCCGTTCAAGCAGAAGGGCACCGGCCGCGCCCGTCAGGGTTCCATCCGTGCTCCTCACATGACCGGCGGTGGCGTTGTCCACGGTCCCACCCCGCGTGACTACAGCCAGCGCACCCCCAAGAAGATGATTGCTGCTGCACTGCGCGGCGCACTGTCTGACCGGGCCCGCAACGGTCGTATCCACGTTGTCGCTGACCTGGTTGAAGGCACCAAGCCCTCCGCCAAGAACGCACTGGCAACGCTCCGCGGTGTTTCCGACCGCAAGAACCTGCTGGTCGTCATCGAGCGCGATAACGACGTTGCTGCACTGTCCGTGCGCAACCTCGCCGGCGTTCACGTTCTGTACGCAGACCAGCTGAACACCTACGACGTTCTCGTCTCTGATGACGTTGTCTTCACCAAGGCTGCCTACGACGCATTCGTTGCCGCTAAGGCAGCTAAGAACGAGGAGGATGCCAAGTGA
- the rplW gene encoding 50S ribosomal protein L23 yields the protein MSAATIKDPRDVVLAPVVSEKSYGLIDEGKYTFLVDPRSNKTEIKLAVEKIFSVKVESINTINRAGKRKRTKFGWGTRKNTKRAIVTLKEGTIDIFGGPLA from the coding sequence GTGAGTGCAGCCACCATCAAGGATCCCCGCGACGTCGTGCTTGCACCCGTCGTGTCGGAAAAGAGCTACGGCCTGATCGACGAGGGCAAGTACACCTTCCTGGTGGACCCTCGTTCGAACAAGACCGAGATCAAGCTGGCCGTGGAGAAGATTTTCTCCGTCAAGGTCGAATCGATCAACACCATCAACCGTGCCGGTAAGCGCAAGCGCACCAAATTCGGATGGGGTACCCGCAAGAACACCAAGCGTGCGATTGTCACCCTCAAAGAAGGCACCATCGACATCTTCGGCGGTCCGCTCGCGTAG
- the rpsS gene encoding 30S ribosomal protein S19: MPRSLKKGPFVDQHLFVKVARENEKGTKNVIKTWSRRSMIIPDMLGHTIAVHDGRKHIPVFVTESMVGHKLGEFAPTRTFRGHVKDDRKGKRR; encoded by the coding sequence ATGCCACGCAGCCTGAAAAAAGGTCCTTTCGTTGACCAGCACCTCTTTGTGAAGGTAGCCAGGGAAAACGAAAAGGGCACCAAGAACGTCATCAAGACCTGGTCCCGCCGTTCGATGATCATCCCCGACATGCTCGGACACACGATCGCCGTACACGACGGACGCAAGCACATCCCGGTGTTTGTCACTGAGTCGATGGTCGGGCACAAGCTCGGCGAATTCGCTCCCACGCGGACATTCCGCGGCCATGTCAAGGACGACCGTAAGGGCAAGCGCCGCTAG
- the rplV gene encoding 50S ribosomal protein L22, with the protein MEAKAIARHIRVTPMKARRVVNLVRGLQANEALAILKFAPQAASEPVFKVVQSAISNARVLADRDGVAFDEGDLIISEAFVDEGPTMKRFQPRAQGRAFQIKKRTSHITVVVATPEKEEAR; encoded by the coding sequence ATGGAAGCCAAGGCAATTGCGCGCCACATCCGCGTAACGCCTATGAAGGCCCGGCGCGTCGTCAACCTTGTTCGTGGATTGCAAGCGAATGAGGCTCTGGCAATTCTGAAGTTTGCCCCGCAGGCAGCTTCGGAGCCGGTATTCAAGGTAGTTCAGTCAGCAATCTCCAACGCCCGGGTCCTCGCGGACCGCGACGGCGTGGCGTTTGACGAAGGCGACCTCATCATCAGCGAAGCGTTTGTTGATGAAGGCCCGACCATGAAGCGGTTCCAGCCGCGTGCCCAGGGTCGTGCATTTCAGATCAAGAAGCGCACCAGCCACATCACCGTGGTAGTCGCTACCCCGGAGAAAGAGGAGGCTCGCTAA
- a CDS encoding Nramp family divalent metal transporter — translation MAVLTLAAESATTRVWSRLLLLGPAFVAAIAYVDPGNVAANLTAGANFGYLLVWVLVAANAMAVLIQYQSAKLGLATGMSLPEILGKRLGTDRRRAYWVQAEIVAGATDMAEVIGGAVALNLLFGLPLLTGGFIIGLASMLLLALQSNRSQKSFELAILTLLGVIAVGFVSGLFVAPPDAGGALAGLVPRFEGTDTVLLAASMLGATVMPHAIYLHSALARDRHGFSEDPAVRTRLIRATRVDVAGALLLAGIVNIAMLLLAATSLRGVEGTDTIAGAHAAVTSALGPVIGVAFAIGLLASGLASTSVGCYAGATIMGGLLKVRIPLLIRRTLTLIPALLVLGAGVEPTLALVLSQVLLSFGIPFALIPLIRLTGSRKVMGIHADSKLLRIAGWTSATLIVGLNCVLIFLTVLGVH, via the coding sequence ATGGCTGTTTTAACATTGGCCGCGGAATCCGCCACCACCAGAGTGTGGTCCCGCCTCCTGCTGCTCGGGCCCGCGTTCGTGGCCGCCATCGCGTACGTGGACCCGGGGAACGTGGCGGCCAACCTGACCGCCGGCGCTAACTTCGGGTACCTGCTCGTGTGGGTTCTGGTGGCAGCGAATGCCATGGCGGTGCTGATCCAGTACCAGTCAGCCAAGCTGGGTCTGGCCACCGGAATGAGCCTGCCGGAAATCCTCGGCAAACGCCTGGGAACCGACCGGCGCCGCGCCTACTGGGTGCAGGCTGAGATCGTTGCCGGGGCAACGGATATGGCGGAAGTCATTGGCGGCGCCGTCGCGCTCAACCTTCTGTTCGGCCTGCCCCTGCTGACGGGCGGGTTCATCATCGGCCTGGCGTCCATGCTGCTGCTGGCACTGCAGTCAAACCGGAGCCAGAAGTCCTTTGAGCTTGCCATCCTGACCCTGCTTGGCGTCATCGCCGTCGGGTTTGTTTCAGGCCTGTTCGTCGCGCCGCCGGATGCCGGTGGTGCCCTCGCCGGCCTTGTGCCACGCTTCGAGGGAACCGACACCGTCCTGCTCGCCGCCAGCATGCTCGGGGCGACTGTCATGCCTCACGCGATCTACCTGCACTCGGCCCTGGCCAGGGACCGCCACGGCTTCTCAGAGGATCCGGCGGTCAGGACACGGTTGATCCGCGCCACCCGCGTGGATGTCGCCGGTGCCCTGCTGCTTGCCGGAATCGTCAATATCGCCATGCTCCTGCTGGCCGCTACCAGCCTTCGCGGAGTTGAGGGGACGGACACCATCGCCGGTGCGCACGCAGCCGTGACGTCGGCACTGGGGCCCGTCATCGGCGTCGCATTCGCCATAGGCCTCCTGGCCTCGGGCCTGGCATCCACGTCGGTGGGGTGCTACGCGGGGGCCACCATCATGGGCGGCCTGCTCAAGGTCAGGATTCCGCTGCTGATCCGCCGCACGCTCACCCTGATCCCGGCTCTGCTGGTCCTGGGCGCCGGCGTTGAACCTACGCTGGCCCTGGTCCTCAGCCAGGTCCTCCTGAGCTTCGGCATTCCGTTCGCGCTGATTCCGCTGATCCGCCTCACCGGCAGCCGCAAGGTGATGGGCATCCACGCGGACTCGAAACTGCTTCGGATCGCGGGTTGGACGAGCGCCACGCTCATCGTGGGCCTGAACTGCGTGCTGATTTTCCTCACAGTGCTGGGCGTCCATTGA
- the rpsJ gene encoding 30S ribosomal protein S10, with product MAGQKIRIRLKSYDHEVIDVSARKIVETVTRAGATVVGPVPLPTEKNVYCVIRSPHKYKDSREHFEMRTHKRLIDIIDPTPKAVDSLMRLDLLTDVNIEIKL from the coding sequence ATGGCGGGACAAAAAATCCGCATCCGGCTGAAGTCATACGACCACGAGGTCATTGACGTTTCAGCACGGAAGATCGTTGAGACGGTCACGCGCGCAGGCGCAACGGTAGTTGGCCCCGTGCCGCTGCCGACGGAGAAGAACGTGTACTGCGTTATCCGCTCTCCGCACAAGTACAAGGACAGCCGCGAGCACTTTGAAATGCGCACGCACAAGCGTCTTATCGACATCATCGATCCCACGCCGAAGGCTGTTGACTCGCTCATGCGTCTCGACCTGCTTACTGACGTGAACATCGAAATCAAGCTGTAG
- the rpmC gene encoding 50S ribosomal protein L29 has protein sequence MAVGSKDLAPAQLDGFDNERLVEELRKAKEELFNLRFQSATGQLENHGRLRAVKKDIARIYTVLRERELGIRAEVAAPVVEAKEEKKSKKASTKKAEKAEKAETEEDAK, from the coding sequence ATGGCAGTAGGATCCAAGGATCTGGCTCCCGCACAGCTGGACGGTTTCGACAACGAGCGTCTCGTTGAAGAACTCCGCAAGGCCAAGGAAGAGCTGTTCAACCTGCGTTTCCAGTCCGCCACCGGACAGCTGGAGAACCACGGTCGCCTGCGCGCGGTAAAGAAGGACATCGCACGCATCTACACCGTTCTCCGCGAACGCGAGCTGGGCATTCGTGCCGAGGTTGCCGCACCGGTTGTGGAAGCCAAGGAAGAGAAGAAGTCCAAGAAGGCTTCAACCAAGAAGGCCGAAAAGGCTGAAAAGGCTGAGACCGAGGAGGACGCCAAGTGA